In Myxococcales bacterium, the DNA window TACTGCGCGTGGTACCAGGGATGCACTCCGATGATGGCCCCCGTCACCACGAAGGTGGTCGACAGTCCCGTCAGTACCAGGGTCACGAAGGCACCAACGCGGGCGCCGCCGAAGCTGCGGCTCGAGCGCGCCACCGCGGCGTGACCCGCCGCCGCTGTCATCACACCGAGCACAGCCAGCAGCACCCACGGGTTGTCGATGCGGAACACCCACTCGAGCAGGTAGCCCACCAGCATCAACTGCACGACGGTGCGCACGGCCGCGACACCCAGCTTCGACTCCAGCTTCAGCCGCAGGCTGAGGCTCACCACACCCGCAACGAGCACCAGGAGCGCGGCGATGCCGAGCTCGAAGGGGCCGAGGGGGATCACCCCATGCTCAGGCATCGGGTTGCTCCCCCGCTTCAGGCTCGGCGCCGGCTTCTCCCGCGTCCAGCTCGACCCGAGGCTGGAAGTCTCGGATGTCGAGCTGGCGCGAGGTCCAGCGCGCGACCTGTTCGCGATCGTGGCTGACGATCAATGCCGCCAGGCTGGTGCTCTCGGCGCGGCGGCGGATGAGCGCCTCGACGCGCTCGACGGCCTCGAAATCGAGGGCGCTCGTGGGTTCGTCGAGCAGGATGACCGCCGGGTGCAGCAGCAGCGCGCGCGCGAGCGCCACACGCTGCTGCTCACCGACGGAGAGCGTGCGGGCGCGTTGCGCGAGCAGCTCACCTGCGAGACCCAGGCGACCGAGCAACTCGCCGAGTTCGTTGTCGCCGCAAGGCTTGCCCCCGACGCTCGCGTACGAGAGCGGTCTCAGTAGATTGTCACGCACGCTGCCCTCGAGCATGACCGGGCGCTGGCTCACGTAGGTCACTTGCCGGCGCCAAGCGGGCCACGGCGTCTCTCCGCGCTCGCGCCCTTCGAGTCGGAAGGCACCTGCATCGGCGTCCCGAAGCCCCGCGATGGCACGCAAGAGCTCCGTCTTGCCACTGCCACTCGGTCCGATGAGGCCCACGAGCTCGCCGGCGTCGAGGCTGAGGTTCACACCGGTCAGCAGGCGACGCTGCTCGACCGAGATCGCTACCTGCTCGACGACCAGAAGCGCCACACGCCGTGCGTAGCACGAGCTGGCGACTGGGCGCGCACATCGTGACCTGCACAGCCCCGTGTTAGGGAATAGGGAGCTCCCGGATTTCTCCTTGGCCACCATTCGCAAACGTCCGAAGCGTCCCAGAGCTCGGGGAGAGCGGCGACGACGTCGAAAAGAAGGCCAAGCTCGTGCCCCTGTACGCGGGCAAGATCGCCAAGAACGCCAAGACGACAGCCTACGTCTGCCGAGAGCGAACGTGTCTGCTGCCCACCAATGACCCCAAGCTATTTCAGGCGGAGCTTGCCAAATTCGAGCCGCTCCTGCCGACCCGGCCAGCGCCGTTGCGCTGACGTTCGCTCTTGGTGCTCCAACCTCCGCTCAACTTCCCCAGACCCTCATGCTGGTGCAAGCGGCGT includes these proteins:
- a CDS encoding ABC transporter ATP-binding protein, producing MALLVVEQVAISVEQRRLLTGVNLSLDAGELVGLIGPSGSGKTELLRAIAGLRDADAGAFRLEGRERGETPWPAWRRQVTYVSQRPVMLEGSVRDNLLRPLSYASVGGKPCGDNELGELLGRLGLAGELLAQRARTLSVGEQQRVALARALLLHPAVILLDEPTSALDFEAVERVEALIRRRAESTSLAALIVSHDREQVARWTSRQLDIRDFQPRVELDAGEAGAEPEAGEQPDA